The following are from one region of the Pirellulales bacterium genome:
- a CDS encoding Gfo/Idh/MocA family oxidoreductase → MNLTPEQRDIGKQNFYEALGTTRRDFLKGSALSAALAGTGLGAAYFGYGAKVDRPLRVGIIGTGDEGNVLIGALNPAYVEVVAIADIRPYNIHRAFHGHQAALAPRPGLMKIYGWSSEDEARKQVKVYTGDYNELIDDPAVEGVIVALPLWLHDVAAIAAMRKGKHVLTEKLMGQTVGRCKEMARVAKDSTDADGNPIHLATGHQRHYSILYDNAVDQIKRGLIGEIHHIRAQWHRGNLPGADSWRPAMPTKELPKREIDLALKAAREQDGGKDGAAVAAVKEEYKILLDLFNREGRIAATTNPSEREKLEAELAEFRAQLEDFRVDAAKYGYVSKQIAGGDYTYSPLEELIRWRLFDRTGAGLMAELGSHQLDASGIFVSSQRDDGEKVHPLAVQGIGVRSLFPADREVDDHVHCSFEYPMRGYYEDFKTQKLANPNRRLVVSYSSLNGNGFGNYGEVVLGTAGTLIVESEKDVMLFQSGNASVKIAVKEGPGGKAAMTSYETGGGQAAAIAQAATPKDVSRGYREEIEHWAWCIRNPAPEHQVKCTPKVAMADAVIALVSNMAMRENQRIEFKKEWFEIESDETPEGVAPRSLDSLA, encoded by the coding sequence ATGAACCTTACGCCCGAACAACGCGACATCGGCAAGCAGAACTTCTACGAAGCGCTGGGGACCACGCGCCGCGACTTCCTCAAGGGGTCGGCCCTGTCGGCCGCGCTGGCCGGCACGGGGCTGGGCGCGGCGTACTTCGGCTACGGCGCCAAGGTCGACCGCCCGCTGCGGGTCGGCATCATCGGCACGGGGGACGAAGGGAACGTACTGATCGGCGCACTGAACCCGGCGTACGTCGAGGTCGTGGCCATCGCCGACATCCGGCCTTACAACATTCACCGCGCGTTCCATGGCCATCAGGCCGCCCTCGCCCCCCGCCCCGGGCTGATGAAGATCTACGGCTGGTCGAGCGAAGACGAAGCCCGCAAGCAGGTCAAGGTTTACACGGGCGACTACAACGAACTGATCGACGATCCGGCCGTCGAGGGGGTGATCGTCGCCCTGCCGTTGTGGCTGCACGACGTCGCGGCGATCGCGGCGATGCGCAAGGGGAAGCACGTCCTGACCGAGAAGCTGATGGGGCAGACCGTCGGACGCTGCAAGGAGATGGCCCGCGTCGCCAAGGACTCGACCGACGCGGACGGCAATCCGATTCACCTCGCGACGGGGCACCAGCGGCACTACAGCATCCTGTACGACAACGCGGTCGATCAGATTAAGCGGGGGCTCATCGGCGAGATCCACCACATCCGCGCCCAGTGGCACCGCGGCAATCTGCCGGGCGCCGACAGTTGGCGCCCCGCGATGCCGACCAAGGAGTTGCCGAAGCGAGAAATTGACCTGGCGCTGAAGGCCGCTCGGGAGCAAGACGGCGGGAAGGACGGAGCGGCCGTGGCGGCCGTGAAAGAGGAATACAAGATCCTGCTGGACCTGTTCAACCGCGAGGGCCGCATCGCCGCGACGACCAATCCGTCGGAACGCGAGAAGCTCGAGGCCGAACTTGCCGAGTTCCGCGCTCAACTCGAGGATTTCCGCGTCGACGCCGCCAAGTACGGTTACGTTTCCAAACAGATCGCCGGCGGCGACTACACCTACTCTCCGCTCGAAGAACTGATCCGCTGGCGGTTGTTCGACCGCACTGGCGCGGGGCTCATGGCCGAGTTGGGGAGCCACCAACTCGACGCCTCGGGCATCTTCGTCAGCAGCCAACGCGACGATGGCGAGAAGGTCCACCCGCTGGCCGTGCAAGGGATCGGCGTCCGCTCGCTCTTCCCTGCCGATCGCGAGGTGGACGACCACGTCCACTGCTCGTTCGAGTACCCGATGCGGGGCTACTACGAGGACTTCAAGACGCAGAAGCTCGCCAATCCCAATCGTCGGCTGGTCGTCAGCTACAGCTCGCTCAACGGCAACGGGTTCGGCAATTACGGCGAAGTCGTCCTGGGGACCGCCGGGACGCTGATTGTCGAGAGCGAAAAGGACGTCATGCTGTTCCAAAGCGGCAACGCCAGCGTGAAAATCGCCGTCAAAGAGGGCCCCGGGGGCAAAGCGGCGATGACCAGCTACGAGACGGGGGGCGGACAGGCCGCCGCGATCGCCCAGGCGGCGACCCCCAAGGACGTCAGCCGGGGCTACCGCGAAGAGATCGAGCACTGGGCGTGGTGCATCCGCAACCCGGCCCCTGAGCACCAGGTGAAGTGCACCCCCAAGGTCGCCATGGCCGACGCGGTGATCGCCTTGGTCTCCAACATGGCGATGCGTGAGAACCAGCGGATCGAGTTCAAGAAGGAGTGGTTCGAGATCGAATCGGACGAAACTCCCGAAGGGGTCGCCCCGCGGAGCCTCGATTCGTTGGCGTGA